A genomic region of Fundidesulfovibrio terrae contains the following coding sequences:
- a CDS encoding HD-GYP domain-containing protein produces the protein MKILVIDDDHTLRTSLRGFLEDCGRDVVLAEHGAEGLKLLGEDPEIGIVLVDLNMPVLDGYGFISSARKLRPHLPIIVLSGVGVLDDAIEAIRLGAWDFISKPVMNLDVLLHSLDSALEKATLIEENKRYQDHLEELVRIRTQQLEKANERVVHCLGKAAEFRDNDTGHHVVRTGEISVILATALDMGPDFTRLIRLAAPMHDVGKISIPDSILLKPGPLDDAQWEIMKRHTVYGCEMLHFDTKVENGGCTLSLLEVLAGQDDLISMAQRIALCHHERWDGRGYPNGLGGGDIPVEARIVSLVDVFDALGSARSYKKALPQELCRRKILEARGTYFEPAVVDAFERHYAEVVDVRARLTD, from the coding sequence ATGAAGATTCTCGTGATTGACGATGATCATACCCTGCGGACCTCGCTCCGCGGATTTCTTGAGGATTGCGGCCGTGACGTCGTTCTTGCGGAACATGGCGCGGAAGGCCTCAAGCTCCTGGGGGAGGACCCGGAGATAGGGATCGTCCTGGTGGATTTGAACATGCCGGTGCTTGACGGCTACGGGTTCATCTCCTCCGCCCGGAAGCTTCGCCCGCACCTGCCCATCATCGTCCTTTCCGGCGTGGGCGTGCTTGACGACGCCATCGAGGCCATACGCCTCGGGGCCTGGGACTTCATCTCCAAGCCCGTCATGAACCTCGACGTGCTGCTGCATTCGCTGGATTCCGCCCTGGAGAAGGCCACGCTCATCGAGGAGAACAAGCGATACCAGGACCACCTCGAAGAACTGGTCCGCATCCGGACGCAGCAACTCGAAAAGGCCAACGAGCGGGTGGTGCACTGCCTGGGCAAGGCTGCCGAATTCCGGGACAACGACACGGGCCATCACGTGGTCCGCACCGGAGAGATTTCGGTCATCCTGGCCACGGCCCTGGACATGGGGCCGGATTTCACCCGGCTGATCCGCCTTGCGGCGCCCATGCACGACGTCGGCAAGATTTCCATCCCCGACAGCATTCTGCTCAAGCCTGGGCCGCTGGACGACGCGCAATGGGAGATCATGAAGCGGCACACGGTTTACGGATGCGAGATGCTGCACTTCGACACCAAGGTGGAAAACGGCGGGTGCACGCTTTCGTTGCTTGAAGTGCTTGCGGGGCAGGACGATCTCATCTCCATGGCCCAGAGGATCGCCCTGTGCCACCACGAACGCTGGGACGGCCGGGGTTACCCCAACGGCCTGGGAGGGGGCGACATCCCCGTCGAGGCCAGGATCGTCTCCCTTGTGGACGTCTTCGACGCCCTGGGGAGCGCCCGTTCCTACAAGAAGGCCCTTCCCCAGGAACTCTGCCGCCGCAAGATCCTCGAAGCCCGGGGAACGTACTTCGAGCCGGCCGTGGTGGACGCCTTCGAGCGCCATTACGCGGAAGTGGTGGACGTGCGCGCCAGGCTCACCGACTAG
- a CDS encoding alpha/beta fold hydrolase: MSTFKTSDGISLYFKDWAAGQPVVFSHGWPLSADAWDAQMVFLGERGYRVVAHDRRGHGRSDQTWNGNDMDTYADDLAGLIEFLDLKDAVLVGHSTGGGEVARYIGRHGTSRVAKAVLVGAVPPLMLKTGANPGGLPMEVFDGIRNATFNNRSQFFKDLAIPFYGYNRDGAKFSQGVQDSFWLQGMQAGFKSALDCIRQFSETDFTEDLKKIDVPTLFVHGDDDQIVPIGASSILAAKLVKGSILKVYPGAPHGLAITMQDRFNADLLAFIKS; encoded by the coding sequence ATGAGCACATTCAAAACGAGTGACGGCATCTCTCTCTATTTCAAGGATTGGGCTGCAGGCCAGCCCGTGGTTTTTTCTCACGGATGGCCGCTCAGCGCCGACGCCTGGGACGCCCAGATGGTATTCCTCGGCGAACGCGGCTATCGCGTGGTCGCCCATGACCGCCGCGGGCATGGCAGGTCGGATCAGACCTGGAACGGCAACGACATGGACACCTACGCGGACGATCTGGCCGGTCTGATCGAATTCCTGGATCTGAAGGACGCCGTGCTCGTTGGGCATTCCACGGGAGGAGGGGAAGTGGCGCGCTACATTGGACGCCATGGCACCTCGCGCGTGGCCAAGGCCGTCCTGGTGGGAGCGGTCCCGCCGCTGATGCTCAAGACAGGGGCCAATCCCGGGGGATTGCCCATGGAGGTCTTTGACGGCATCCGCAACGCGACCTTCAACAACCGTTCGCAGTTCTTCAAGGATCTCGCCATTCCCTTCTATGGCTACAACCGCGACGGAGCCAAGTTCTCGCAGGGCGTTCAGGATTCGTTCTGGCTCCAGGGGATGCAGGCCGGTTTCAAGAGCGCCCTCGACTGCATCAGGCAGTTTTCCGAGACCGACTTTACTGAGGACCTCAAGAAGATCGACGTACCCACGCTCTTCGTCCATGGCGACGACGACCAGATCGTGCCGATCGGCGCTTCGTCCATTCTCGCCGCCAAGCTGGTGAAGGGTTCGATCCTCAAGGTTTATCCGGGCGCGCCGCACGGCCTGGCCATCACGATGCAGGACAGGTTCAACGCCGATCTGCTGGCCTTCATCAAATCCTAG
- a CDS encoding PAS domain-containing hybrid sensor histidine kinase/response regulator encodes MRDSGKTREELIAELELLRQSELRYRTIVDTSIAGVWETDEKGVTVFNNPMMAVMFGAGNHGLAGRPYWDFVFEEDLPLAHQTFSELLRGQLDRFEFRFKRTDGQPIWTELSVTPLFNFGRISGIFAVVSDISARVRTEQALSQSEELSRKIIQATPDCIKILDEHERIEYFSESGLQLLKLESLTGVLGRRYSEFWEGSDKQECAAALQAARRGETGRFTGYCPDAEGRPMWWDVIITPLDATSGLRFLVISRDITTRKLAEEELLQAKDQALAANRAKSEFLAKMSHEIRTPMNAILGMTELSLQLASNPLLLDYLHTARESSRTLLAIINDILDFSKIEELRLALSESDFDLHEFIDSLHKTFTVLAAPKGLFLRETLEPGLPRYLRGDVNRLRQILNNLLGNAVKFTQTGGVVLSVSMGRGHPGGQIRLRFAVTDTGPGIPPGKEEAIFEPFTQESSGHAPAEGTGLGLAISKRLVEMMEGDITVESILGKGSTFTFEVSLHPGDAAAYRRGRIAPYVCVVRKLRVLVVDDNAVNLKVAQALLARIGHESSAVQSGEEAIEILSANAFDTVLMDLEMAGMDGLETTRRIRKGEAGRAAKNVQIVAITAHALTGYRERCLEAGMNDFIPKPMGITDLTRVLGCVAGNAPGRSGARPRRSCPVGMEAAVKRLGGDERLFAELYEMFAASIPDRAESIRSALDSGDLRKLRGIAHAIKGVAVTLGEDGCADSAKALESAAGKGDAADAPALAERLLAQLDTLGHVPQCGVRSMAPEA; translated from the coding sequence ATGCGGGATAGTGGGAAGACAAGGGAAGAACTCATAGCTGAACTGGAATTGTTGAGACAAAGCGAGCTGCGGTACCGGACTATCGTCGACACGTCGATTGCAGGAGTCTGGGAGACCGACGAAAAGGGCGTGACCGTATTCAACAATCCGATGATGGCCGTGATGTTCGGTGCCGGGAATCATGGGCTGGCGGGAAGGCCCTATTGGGACTTCGTGTTCGAGGAGGATCTTCCCCTTGCCCATCAGACGTTCTCCGAACTCCTTCGGGGCCAGCTCGACAGATTCGAATTCAGGTTCAAACGCACGGACGGCCAACCCATCTGGACCGAGCTGTCCGTCACGCCGCTTTTCAATTTCGGCCGGATTTCCGGAATATTCGCAGTGGTTTCCGACATCTCAGCGCGCGTGCGCACCGAACAGGCGTTGAGCCAAAGCGAGGAGTTGAGCCGCAAGATCATTCAGGCCACCCCGGATTGCATCAAGATATTGGATGAACACGAGCGGATCGAATACTTCAGCGAGAGCGGCTTGCAGTTGCTGAAACTCGAGAGCCTGACGGGCGTGCTCGGCAGGCGGTATTCGGAATTCTGGGAAGGCTCGGACAAGCAGGAATGCGCGGCCGCCCTTCAGGCCGCGAGGCGCGGCGAAACCGGCAGGTTCACGGGCTACTGCCCCGACGCGGAGGGCCGCCCCATGTGGTGGGACGTGATCATCACCCCCCTGGATGCGACCTCGGGGCTCCGCTTCCTGGTCATCTCCAGGGACATCACCACCCGCAAGCTGGCCGAGGAGGAACTGCTCCAGGCCAAGGACCAGGCACTGGCCGCCAACCGCGCCAAGTCGGAATTCCTGGCCAAGATGAGCCATGAGATCCGCACCCCCATGAACGCCATCCTGGGCATGACCGAGCTGTCCCTGCAACTGGCCTCCAACCCCCTCCTGCTGGACTATCTGCATACCGCGCGGGAGTCGTCGCGCACCCTGCTGGCCATCATCAACGACATCCTGGATTTCTCGAAGATCGAGGAGCTGCGGCTTGCCTTGTCCGAGTCCGATTTCGATCTCCACGAGTTCATCGATTCCCTGCACAAGACGTTCACCGTCCTGGCCGCGCCCAAGGGCCTTTTCCTGCGGGAAACCCTGGAACCCGGCCTGCCGAGGTACCTGCGCGGGGACGTCAACCGGCTTCGCCAGATCCTCAACAATCTGTTGGGCAACGCCGTCAAGTTCACCCAGACGGGGGGCGTCGTCCTGTCGGTCTCCATGGGGCGGGGCCATCCCGGCGGACAAATCCGCTTGCGGTTCGCCGTCACCGACACGGGGCCGGGCATTCCTCCCGGCAAGGAGGAGGCGATTTTCGAGCCGTTCACCCAGGAGTCATCCGGCCACGCCCCGGCCGAAGGAACAGGACTGGGGCTGGCCATCTCCAAGCGGCTCGTGGAAATGATGGAGGGTGATATTACCGTCGAAAGCATCCTGGGAAAAGGCAGCACCTTCACCTTCGAGGTGTCGCTGCACCCGGGTGACGCCGCCGCCTACCGGCGGGGCAGGATCGCGCCGTATGTCTGCGTGGTCCGGAAGCTGCGGGTGCTGGTGGTGGACGACAACGCCGTCAACCTGAAAGTCGCGCAGGCGCTGCTCGCCCGGATCGGGCATGAATCCAGCGCCGTCCAAAGTGGAGAGGAGGCCATCGAGATCCTTTCCGCGAACGCTTTCGACACGGTTCTGATGGATCTCGAAATGGCGGGCATGGACGGCCTGGAAACCACCCGGCGCATCCGGAAGGGAGAGGCGGGCCGGGCGGCGAAGAACGTCCAGATCGTCGCCATCACCGCCCATGCGTTGACCGGCTACCGGGAACGCTGCCTCGAGGCGGGGATGAACGATTTCATTCCCAAGCCCATGGGGATTACGGATCTGACGAGGGTGCTGGGCTGTGTCGCAGGGAATGCGCCCGGGAGGAGCGGCGCCCGGCCTCGCCGTTCGTGTCCGGTGGGCATGGAGGCGGCGGTCAAACGGCTCGGGGGGGATGAAAGGCTCTTCGCAGAGCTATACGAAATGTTCGCTGCAAGCATACCGGATCGCGCCGAGTCAATCAGGTCGGCTCTCGATTCCGGCGATCTGCGTAAGCTGCGGGGAATAGCCCATGCCATCAAGGGGGTGGCCGTGACCCTCGGGGAGGATGGTTGCGCCGACTCGGCCAAGGCCCTTGAATCGGCTGCGGGCAAGGGCGACGCCGCTGACGCGCCCGCGCTGGCCGAGCGCCTTCTGGCGCAATTGGACACGCTCGGCCACGTCCCGCAATGCGGCGTGCGGTCCATGGCCCCCGAGGCCTGA
- the ychF gene encoding redox-regulated ATPase YchF, whose translation MSLSIGIVGLPNVGKSTLFNALTRAQNAQAANYPFCTIEPNKAVVAVPDDRLEKLTSMANPQKTVPATVEFTDIAGLVKGASKGEGLGNKFLANIRETQAILHVVRCFEDDDVVHVHGQVDPVGDIEVIETELILADAQVLENRMDRLRKQAKAGKEHQAKLAVAEKLLAHLMEGKPASAMEGADEGAMAELFAELAPITAKPVIYCANVDEAGLTEDGSQVQAVRAFAARTGAPVVKVCAKMEEEMATLADEERLEFLESYGVDSSGLDQVIRTGYAVLGLISYFTVGPKEVRAWTIENGWKAPKAASVIHTDFERGFIRAEVISYQDYVTHASEAACRAAGVLRQEGKEYVFKDGDVVHFLFNV comes from the coding sequence ATGTCGCTCTCCATCGGAATCGTCGGTCTGCCCAACGTCGGCAAGTCCACGCTGTTCAACGCCCTGACCAGGGCCCAGAACGCCCAGGCCGCCAACTACCCCTTCTGCACCATCGAGCCCAACAAGGCCGTGGTGGCCGTGCCCGACGACCGCCTGGAGAAGCTGACCAGCATGGCCAACCCCCAGAAGACCGTCCCGGCCACGGTGGAATTCACCGACATCGCCGGGCTGGTGAAGGGCGCCAGCAAGGGCGAGGGACTGGGCAACAAGTTCCTGGCCAACATCCGCGAGACCCAGGCCATCCTGCACGTGGTGCGCTGCTTCGAGGACGACGACGTGGTGCACGTGCACGGCCAGGTGGACCCCGTGGGCGACATCGAGGTCATCGAAACCGAGCTCATCCTGGCCGACGCCCAGGTGCTGGAGAACCGCATGGACCGCCTGCGCAAGCAGGCCAAGGCGGGCAAGGAGCACCAGGCCAAGCTGGCCGTGGCCGAGAAGCTGCTGGCCCACCTGATGGAGGGCAAGCCCGCCTCCGCCATGGAGGGCGCGGACGAGGGGGCCATGGCCGAACTGTTCGCGGAGCTGGCCCCCATCACGGCCAAGCCGGTGATCTACTGCGCCAACGTGGACGAAGCCGGCCTCACGGAGGACGGCTCCCAGGTTCAGGCCGTGCGCGCCTTCGCCGCCAGGACGGGCGCCCCCGTGGTCAAGGTCTGCGCCAAGATGGAAGAGGAGATGGCCACCCTGGCCGACGAGGAGCGCCTTGAGTTCCTGGAATCCTACGGCGTGGACAGCTCCGGCCTTGACCAGGTCATCCGTACCGGCTACGCGGTACTTGGATTGATCAGTTATTTCACCGTGGGGCCCAAGGAAGTGCGGGCCTGGACGATAGAGAACGGCTGGAAGGCCCCCAAGGCCGCCTCGGTGATCCACACCGATTTCGAGCGCGGCTTTATCCGGGCCGAGGTGATCTCCTACCAGGACTACGTGACCCATGCCTCCGAGGCCGCCTGCCGGGCGGCGGGCGTGCTCAGGCAGGAAGGCAAGGAATACGTGTTCAAGGACGGGGACGTGGTGCATTTTCTGTTCAACGTCTGA
- a CDS encoding EAL domain-containing protein, with amino-acid sequence MSKSAPPPPSGEGISPRLEECDSRTREILRALGESESTAWALLNATLDSAFLMDRDGIIHAANERGAIKMGAPDARSMVGRSMGDFIPREVFERRLESIRVVFASAKPLRTEDLRAGLVFDNNLVPVFDGTGKVSKVAIFARDITQRRETEAKLRRRAFQQGVVAELGLFALGSMTPSELMRRTCRLLSTIFEVEYAEVLELSPARDRLTLVADAGWNADTPIQVGVEGTQAGLALSTNAPVVVENLLTDKRISEPGLLGRHGVASGISVVIHGTGGPYGVLGVHSTRPRGFSDDDVHTLQSVANVLSDAVERFHALKALENLSERNAAVLDSVALGIFGVDKAGHVTFANPAVERLTGYSSEELLGAHSHRLLHHTRPDGSAYPEEECPLTHTLSDGRHRHVEEDLYWRKDSTGFPVDCSIAPLSAGGAVQGAVVLFEDITERKRAQERLRRQAFFDELTGLPNRAQLKARLEASLARTPDIPRFALLFLDLDDFKVVNDGLGHDLGDRLLRSLGERLSEAAGPGRMLARTGGDEFAILIDEPYAPGLAGDVARRIHEELAAPERLDGYELFMSCSIGLVLDDRYQSVDDVLRDADTAMFKAKALGKGETAVFDTAMHAEVRARLLLENDLRRALERGEFFLVYQPIVELDGRTPAGFEALLRWRHPEHGVIPPLEFIPVAEASGLILPIGEWVISEACSQLARWREQLPRAQGLTVSVNLSGRQFIQEDLTGRISRIVGASGLPPRCVKLEITESVVMDNAERAVEMLTELKDLGISTMIDDFGTGYSSLAYLRRFPVDALKVDRAFVRNLHQDRDNLHIVKAVVQLAGSLEMDVVAEGIEGEDELKALQELGCGYGQGYHFARPLAAGAAFEYLRQAFG; translated from the coding sequence ATGAGCAAGTCCGCCCCCCCGCCGCCGTCAGGCGAGGGGATAAGTCCCCGCCTCGAGGAGTGCGACTCCAGGACGCGCGAGATACTGCGCGCCCTGGGCGAGTCCGAGAGCACGGCCTGGGCTCTGCTCAACGCCACGCTCGATTCCGCCTTCCTCATGGACCGCGACGGGATCATCCACGCGGCCAACGAGCGCGGCGCGATCAAGATGGGCGCGCCCGACGCCAGGTCCATGGTCGGCCGCAGCATGGGCGACTTCATTCCCCGCGAGGTTTTCGAGAGACGCCTCGAGTCCATCCGCGTGGTGTTCGCGTCGGCCAAGCCTTTGCGCACGGAGGACCTTCGCGCGGGCCTGGTCTTCGACAACAATCTGGTGCCGGTGTTCGACGGCACGGGCAAGGTCTCCAAGGTGGCGATCTTCGCGCGCGACATCACCCAGCGGCGCGAGACCGAGGCCAAGCTTCGCCGCCGGGCCTTCCAGCAGGGCGTGGTGGCCGAGCTCGGGCTTTTCGCCCTGGGCTCCATGACCCCGTCCGAACTCATGCGCAGGACCTGCCGCCTTCTGTCCACGATCTTCGAAGTCGAGTATGCCGAGGTGCTGGAACTCTCGCCCGCCCGGGACAGGCTGACGCTGGTGGCGGACGCGGGCTGGAACGCGGATACGCCGATCCAGGTCGGCGTCGAGGGCACCCAGGCGGGCCTGGCCCTCTCCACCAACGCCCCGGTGGTGGTGGAGAATCTCCTGACGGACAAGCGGATATCGGAACCCGGCCTGCTCGGGCGCCATGGGGTGGCAAGCGGCATAAGCGTGGTCATCCACGGCACGGGCGGACCCTACGGGGTGCTCGGCGTGCACTCCACCAGGCCCAGGGGGTTCTCCGACGACGACGTCCACACCCTCCAGTCCGTGGCCAACGTCCTTTCCGACGCGGTGGAGCGCTTCCACGCGCTCAAGGCCCTGGAAAACCTGTCCGAGCGCAATGCCGCCGTGCTCGATTCCGTGGCCCTGGGCATCTTCGGCGTGGACAAGGCCGGGCACGTCACCTTCGCCAACCCGGCCGTGGAGCGCCTGACGGGGTATTCCTCCGAGGAGCTCCTGGGGGCCCATTCCCACCGGCTCCTGCACCACACCCGCCCGGACGGCTCCGCCTACCCCGAGGAGGAGTGCCCCCTGACCCATACCCTCTCCGACGGCAGGCACCGGCACGTGGAAGAGGACCTCTACTGGCGCAAGGACTCCACCGGCTTCCCCGTGGACTGCTCCATCGCCCCCCTGTCCGCCGGTGGCGCCGTGCAGGGCGCGGTGGTGCTCTTCGAGGACATCACCGAGCGCAAGCGCGCCCAGGAGCGCCTGCGCAGGCAGGCATTCTTCGACGAGCTCACCGGCCTGCCCAACCGCGCCCAGCTCAAGGCCCGCCTGGAGGCCAGCCTGGCCAGGACCCCGGACATCCCCCGGTTCGCGCTGCTCTTTCTGGATCTGGACGACTTCAAGGTGGTCAACGACGGCCTGGGGCACGATTTGGGCGACCGGCTGCTGCGCTCCCTGGGCGAGCGCCTGAGCGAGGCCGCCGGGCCCGGAAGGATGCTGGCCCGCACCGGCGGCGACGAGTTCGCCATCCTCATCGACGAGCCCTACGCCCCGGGACTGGCCGGAGACGTGGCCCGGCGCATCCACGAGGAGCTGGCCGCCCCGGAGCGGCTGGACGGATACGAGCTGTTCATGTCCTGCAGCATCGGCCTCGTGCTGGACGACCGCTACCAGAGCGTGGACGACGTGCTGCGGGACGCCGACACGGCCATGTTCAAGGCCAAGGCGCTGGGCAAGGGGGAGACCGCCGTGTTCGACACGGCCATGCACGCCGAGGTGCGCGCCCGGCTGCTCCTGGAGAACGACCTGCGCCGGGCCCTGGAGCGCGGCGAGTTCTTCCTGGTCTACCAACCCATCGTGGAGCTTGACGGACGCACCCCGGCGGGCTTCGAGGCCCTGCTCCGCTGGCGGCACCCCGAACACGGGGTCATCCCTCCCCTGGAGTTCATCCCGGTGGCCGAGGCGTCGGGGCTCATTCTGCCCATCGGGGAGTGGGTGATCTCGGAAGCATGCTCCCAGCTGGCCCGGTGGCGCGAGCAACTGCCCAGGGCGCAGGGGCTGACCGTGAGTGTGAACCTTTCAGGACGCCAGTTCATCCAGGAAGACCTGACCGGACGCATCAGCCGGATCGTCGGGGCTTCCGGCCTGCCGCCCAGGTGCGTGAAGCTCGAGATCACCGAGAGTGTGGTCATGGACAACGCCGAACGGGCCGTGGAAATGCTTACGGAACTCAAGGACCTGGGCATCTCCACCATGATCGACGATTTCGGCACGGGCTATTCCTCGCTGGCCTACCTGCGCCGCTTCCCCGTGGACGCCCTTAAGGTGGACCGGGCCTTCGTTCGCAACCTGCACCAGGACCGGGACAACCTGCATATCGTCAAGGCCGTGGTGCAGCTGGCGGGCAGCCTGGAGATGGACGTGGTGGCCGAGGGCATCGAAGGCGAGGACGAGCTCAAGGCGCTCCAGGAGCTCGGCTGCGGCTACGGCCAGGGCTATCACTTCGCCCGGCCCCTGGCGGCCGGGGCCGCCTTCGAATACCTGCGCCAGGCCTTCGGCTGA
- a CDS encoding precorrin-8X methylmutase: MNTVTLSETVDPAGIERKSFAIIDSEVPEPRPFTGGEWEVVRRLIHTSADFDMLDIVRFSPGSVHAGINALRSGAVIVTDTRMCQAGIPSHRLDALGCRTACWMGDPELAARARDLGVTRARLAMEEAARCEGPLVFAIGNAPTALLRLLELIDEGKVRPELVVGMPVGFVNAAESKALLMERADTPYICISGRKGGSPLAAACVNALAEMALRAGS; the protein is encoded by the coding sequence ATGAACACAGTCACCTTGAGCGAAACCGTCGATCCCGCCGGGATCGAACGCAAAAGCTTCGCCATAATCGATTCGGAAGTGCCCGAGCCCCGTCCGTTCACGGGCGGGGAATGGGAAGTGGTCCGCAGGCTCATCCACACCTCGGCGGACTTCGACATGCTGGATATCGTCCGCTTCTCCCCCGGATCGGTGCACGCGGGAATCAACGCGCTGCGCTCCGGTGCGGTAATCGTCACCGACACCCGCATGTGCCAGGCGGGCATTCCGTCGCACCGGCTGGACGCCCTGGGATGCCGCACCGCCTGCTGGATGGGCGACCCAGAGCTCGCCGCCAGGGCCAGGGACCTGGGCGTGACCCGGGCCCGGCTGGCCATGGAGGAGGCCGCGCGCTGCGAGGGGCCGCTGGTGTTCGCCATCGGCAACGCGCCCACGGCCCTCTTGCGGCTCCTGGAACTCATCGACGAGGGAAAGGTCCGCCCGGAACTGGTGGTGGGGATGCCCGTGGGATTCGTCAACGCCGCGGAATCCAAAGCTCTGCTCATGGAGCGCGCGGACACGCCCTACATCTGCATCTCCGGGCGCAAGGGGGGCTCACCCCTGGCGGCGGCCTGCGTGAACGCCCTGGCCGAGATGGCCTTGCGGGCCGGGTCGTAG
- a CDS encoding HDOD domain-containing protein, translated as MRVSDLHPGLVLARDVRDVNGRLLISGGTCLNDRFIGVLKAWGVGEVQVEGEKASEPGEAGLEEALAQAEEIMDARLARNDLSHGFVQEVFRLGAARIAAAIERGEPCAPPPVELGEPEPRSESAQVLDLEALTASNPALGAMPEVLARLAQAMENPSASPVEVAGIIQNDPALAAKLLKVANSALYGFPQRIDTISRAVTVIGVQQLSALALGVSVMDMFKDIPRDVLNVRGFWRHCLACACGARALASALGMPNTERIFVSGLLHDVGLLLFILHAPDRFRQVLQLVRERGESLTGAERRVLGVDHGLAGGALLAGWGLPPSLTEATRHHHEPLASPDIRNVAIVHVADFLAEALVAGSGGQSVLMPLHTVAFDMLDAPSGVAGTVVSRVEDQLGQLESIFMQNVSH; from the coding sequence GTGAGGGTGTCCGATCTCCACCCCGGCCTCGTGCTGGCCCGCGACGTGCGCGACGTGAACGGACGCCTGCTCATAAGCGGCGGCACGTGCCTCAATGACCGCTTCATCGGCGTGCTCAAGGCGTGGGGCGTGGGCGAGGTCCAGGTGGAGGGCGAGAAAGCCAGCGAACCGGGCGAAGCCGGGCTCGAGGAAGCGCTGGCGCAGGCCGAAGAAATCATGGACGCCCGCCTGGCCCGCAACGATCTTTCCCATGGGTTCGTCCAGGAAGTGTTCCGTCTGGGCGCGGCGCGCATCGCCGCTGCCATCGAGCGGGGCGAGCCGTGCGCGCCGCCTCCGGTGGAGCTCGGCGAGCCCGAACCCCGGAGCGAATCGGCCCAGGTGCTGGACCTGGAGGCCCTGACCGCTTCGAACCCCGCGCTTGGGGCCATGCCCGAGGTGCTGGCCCGCCTGGCCCAGGCCATGGAGAACCCTTCCGCCTCGCCGGTGGAGGTGGCGGGCATCATCCAGAACGATCCGGCGCTCGCGGCCAAGCTCCTCAAGGTGGCCAATAGCGCCCTGTACGGCTTTCCCCAGCGCATCGACACCATTTCCCGGGCCGTGACGGTCATCGGGGTGCAGCAGCTCTCGGCCCTGGCGCTGGGCGTGTCGGTCATGGACATGTTCAAGGACATCCCCCGCGACGTGCTGAACGTCCGGGGATTCTGGCGGCACTGCCTGGCCTGCGCCTGTGGCGCGCGCGCCTTGGCCTCGGCCCTGGGCATGCCCAACACCGAGCGCATATTCGTTTCGGGGCTTTTGCACGACGTGGGGCTGCTTCTTTTCATCCTGCACGCCCCGGACCGCTTCCGCCAGGTGCTGCAACTGGTGCGCGAACGCGGGGAGAGCCTGACCGGCGCGGAACGGCGCGTCCTGGGCGTGGACCACGGGCTGGCCGGGGGCGCCCTGCTGGCAGGCTGGGGGCTGCCGCCCTCCCTGACCGAGGCCACGCGCCACCATCACGAGCCGCTGGCCTCCCCGGACATCCGCAACGTGGCCATCGTGCATGTGGCGGATTTCCTGGCCGAGGCGCTGGTGGCCGGCTCCGGCGGGCAGTCCGTGCTCATGCCCCTGCACACGGTGGCCTTCGACATGCTCGACGCTCCGTCCGGCGTGGCCGGGACGGTGGTCTCCCGGGTGGAGGACCAGCTTGGACAACTCGAATCCATCTTCATGCAGAATGTCTCCCATTGA